The following nucleotide sequence is from Nomia melanderi isolate GNS246 chromosome 10, iyNomMela1, whole genome shotgun sequence.
acaactaataattataaatgcaaagtattgtattatgtaaatttcacgaataatttgatattagtggacaaatttttatttattcttgttgCGCTTTTTGCATTTGTTTTgcatttattttactatatgatgtaaaaattaatcacataaataaaaaaaaacatttgtatataaacTTGATAGcaataaagatttttattgaaGTCTACATGTCGAATTGATCTAATCGATTGAAAAGCCTTCACACCTCTGTTCATTCAGTATGTCTGCTGTACAGTGATTAACGTGGTAGTGATTATAGTTTTTAAACCCCATTAATTTTCCTACGACAATGCCTTACAAACGTAAAAAACAACACAGGGGAGATTTGCATTTAAAGAAGGGTTGGCGAACGAAAAGAAGAACGAAGGATTTAGACGAGGTAGTTACGAGAATATAACCTATATATGAGAGCATGTGTATCATGTGGTTGACGCTATTTTACGATCGGCAATTATTGTAGGATATCCTTTATTTTAGATTGATGAGGACTTGAaggacaaaaatataaaaaatttattaaatcaagAAGTAGATCTCGATAAACCCGGAGCGGGTCAACATTACTGTGTTCACTGCGCGTAAGTTCTCAGTATTTGTATGTTGTTTTGGGTATTATAAcctatcttttattttttggtATGATATAATTACTTCACTTTTCGTATCAATGGTATACGTGAAATTCTCAAAAGCAAGAACAATGTAGCTGCATTGGagttgtataaaaataatgtttcttaaaattcatatttcgtaTATTGCAAATCTATTAACTTTCTTTTTACAGGAGacactttataaataatactgcttTGTTAGATCATTTTACAACCAAAGTTCATAAAAGAAGATTAAAAGCTCTTGAATCAGAGCCTTATTCTATAGAAGAGTCAGAAAGAGCTGCTGGGAAGGGAAATTATATTGCTCCCAAAAAACGTAAAATTGATACTGTAACTCGTGATAGTTTTAAAATGGATACAGAATCGGATGTTGTTCCACAAACTAAATTAACAAAACTTGATGCATAGAAGTAACTTCGTATGTAAAGTGATATTGATATTCATTCaagaatttgtttgtttttataaataagGTTGTCTGTTTGCTTTGTCTTATACCCATAATGGCAAACATTATTCCATATATTGCACGGATGTGTACGGTACCTAATATTTGCAAGTATAGAattttgaaacgaattaatatGTCATTGAAATTGAATAGACAATATTCTTCTGCATTATTTGTTTCTGGAAGAAAAGCTATGGAGATTTGCGCGCATATAACACCATATTTGGACTTTGATGATAAGTTAGTAGACCttgatatatttcaaagaaacttGACGTCTAGAGGATTTAATGTAGATGCTAAGGAAGTGAAGGAAGTATGGGAATTTTATAAATCAGTAAACGCAGAGAGGGACTATCTGGAATCAAAATTGGAGAAAGTGATATACCAAATGCGACAATCACAGAAAAACTTAACTGCTGAAACAAAGTTGGAATTAGATGGATTGATACAGCAATTCACTGTAGTAAAGCATGACTTAAAGGTTGTTAAAGAAACGTTATGGGATTTAAGTGAATGTGTTGTGGAGAAGATGTTGATGTTGCCAAATGATTTAGATGACAGAACTCCTCTTCACTCTCCTAGTGTACTGAAAACTATTGGTACGTTAAGTGAATTCTCTGAAACAGGAAGTAAAAAGAATCACATTGAAATTGGAAAGGACCTCGGTTTATTGGAATATAGAAATCCTATGGAATATTATATGTGCAACGATGCAGCTCTCTTTGAACTTGGTGTATTGAGCTATGCAGGAAAGATATTCAGTGACAATGATATGATCAGGATAGCAGGTGCAGACTTTAGTCGCAGCCTGGTGGTGGAAGGTTGTGGCATGAATCATGAAGATCCAATGCAtgctttcataataaataatcacaCAGAAGTAGAAAAAAACAGCTCAAATCATATGCATCTTGTTGGAGGTGCAAGCTTGGTCTCATTTTTAGCTATGCACGCAAAGCAATTGATAAATCCGAAGAAATTCccagtaaaatattttagtacTGGAAGACAATACACACCTTTCTCACCTACTTCTACTCCACTCGGTTTATTC
It contains:
- the LOC116429651 gene encoding serine--tRNA synthetase-like protein Slimp, with product MANIIPYIARMCTVPNICKYRILKRINMSLKLNRQYSSALFVSGRKAMEICAHITPYLDFDDKLVDLDIFQRNLTSRGFNVDAKEVKEVWEFYKSVNAERDYLESKLEKVIYQMRQSQKNLTAETKLELDGLIQQFTVVKHDLKVVKETLWDLSECVVEKMLMLPNDLDDRTPLHSPSVLKTIGTLSEFSETGSKKNHIEIGKDLGLLEYRNPMEYYMCNDAALFELGVLSYAGKIFSDNDMIRIAGADFSRSLVVEGCGMNHEDPMHAFIINNHTEVEKNSSNHMHLVGGASLVSFLAMHAKQLINPKKFPVKYFSTGRQYTPFSPTSTPLGLFTACQASVAHTFVLVKDANSPDYHAEFEQLLNTVCKLYDNVCDHYRVVTRSASELRPWERMRVSFELWSPYLKQYIEVGHISTCGNYLSKRLLIAYQTPTGRDFPSAITGTVMSVPRLLGCLLEQNPGRFIIPEKIVEHLPIDHPLP
- the LOC116429652 gene encoding zinc finger protein 593 homolog gives rise to the protein MPYKRKKQHRGDLHLKKGWRTKRRTKDLDEIDEDLKDKNIKNLLNQEVDLDKPGAGQHYCVHCARHFINNTALLDHFTTKVHKRRLKALESEPYSIEESERAAGKGNYIAPKKRKIDTVTRDSFKMDTESDVVPQTKLTKLDA